In Serratia liquefaciens ATCC 27592, the genomic stretch GCGATGTCAATTCTGCGGTGATGATCACGGGATAGTCGCCGCTTTCCGCCATGACGTTAGCCACCTGCATGTTTTTATCCGTAGATGTCGGCGTCAGCTTGGTTTTGTTAACAATTCCAACGTTTCTAACATTATTCACCTGCTCTGCGCGTATCACCAAATCGCCGCTGTTGGTTTGAATGCGCGCGGAGCGGTTTTCTATCTGTTTGGACTTATTTCCCTGCGCATCCTTCTGGATCCACAGATTATTGTTGCTGTGTAACGCCGTATTGTCTCCGTCACGTAATTCAACGTTGCGCACCGTGTCTGCAAACACTCGCATATCGCGGTGCGCAGTCACATTACCGTTGTTGTTGAGCGTATCGGCCGCCAGCGTCACGTCATGTTCGCCACGCACCTTAACGCCGGAGGCAATATGAACCTCCCTGGCGCTGACGTTCAAATCCGTCTGTGCATGCGCGTGTCCCAGCTCAATACGCCCATTGGCGGTCAAGGTGATATCCTGTTGCGCGCTATTGATATTATTCAGGTTGACACCCACCCCGTCCTCGGTGGCCACCAGGCGAATTTTGTTGGCGTACATGCCACCCAGCGCCTTGGTATCGACCGCCAGTTGCGGTTTGGCCCCGTCGCCGGCAATGGGTTTTACCGTGCCGTCTTTAAAACTGATGCGGTTGGTCCCCTGAGTCAGCGATAGGTTTTTGGCGTTGATTTTGCCGTTGAGTTCAGTGGCACGGCTGAGGATGTCGACGTAGTCGGCGCCACTACCATCGAGTCCCTTGCCCCCGATGGTGACGCCGCCTTTTTTGACCTCCAACGCCTCCAGTGCGCCCTGCTTGTCGAACTGCGGCTTGCCGGTGGTCAACGTCACGCCCGGGGCATTGATAAAACCACAGCCGTCGCAGGTGATGCCATTGGGGTTGGCAATCATCACGTTGGCCTTGTTGCCGAACACCTCGAGTTTACCCTGCAGCTCAGAGCGACTACCGCCGGTGACTTCATTGATGATGAGCTCCGCCGCCTTCCCCTTCAGATTCGGGTTGCCTTTGGCATTCTCTATAATTACGCCCAGTTGGGTCTTGCCACCTTGGGTGGCATTGTTGAGCACAGCGCCTGGCGTGCCGACGTTGAAGTCCTTATAGACGTTGTGCGAAATTCCCGCACTGTTCGGCGTGGCAATATTCACCACCGGCACGTTGCCAGGTTTCATGTGTACCTGGGTGTTGCCGTTGGCGGCGTTGATGCCGGCAGCGAAGGCCGGATGCAGCGGCGTCAGCGCCGTGGTGTAAATCAGCAGGTAGCTGACGGCGCGCGCCAGCGGATGAAGAGGCTTGTCCATAGGAAGGTCCGTTCTCTTAATATAAAATTCAGTCGTGCACTGACGTCCGTGCCGTGTGTCGGTTACTGCAATAAATCGTTTACCTTACAGGGTGATACCGGCCTGCCAGTAAGCCACCCAGCGGTCCGGTTGCAGGCTGTTCGGGTGTGCCAACGGTTTACCGACGGTGAACGCCTGGTTGAACCACCTGTTGTTGATCGCCAACCCCAGAGCGGCACCGGCCACGCTGCCGCCGTCCACCTGGTGCGTCTCGCTGCGCAGCCAGCCACCGTCCAGCGCGGCGGTCAACGATACGTCGCCTATAACCGGCACGGGGCCGAGTTGCCAGTTGAGTTCGTTGCGCCAGTAAGCGCCGCGGTTGCCAGTGAGGTACTGCTCCTTGAAGCCGCGCACCGAATACTGCCCGCCAAGGGAAATGCGCTCACCGCTGTACAGGTTGTCGGCGCTGGCCTGTCCGTAGGCGGAGGTCAGGTAATAGAGCGACGGCGTCAGCGGATAAAAGTAGCTGGCGCTTAGACTGAGTTTGCGAAATTTGCTGCGCGCGGCGTAAGGAGCTGCGGGGTCGTCCCGGCTTGCACCCAACCCACTCAGGCCGTGCGACACAGTCGGGTTCAACGTCAGGTAACCGCCGCTCAGCGTGCGGCTGTAGTTGAGGCCAGCGGACAGGCTGGCCACCGTCACGCTGCTGTTGGTCAGGCGCTGCCCGGCCAGCTTGTTCTCGGTGCGCCGGCGCGATACCCCCAGGTCCAGTGCCAGCTTCTGCCGGCCGTCGCGCAACAGGGTGCGGTTAACGTCCAGGCGCTGCACCACGGCGTTGCCCGCATAGCGATAGCGTGCATCCTGAATGGGAATGTGCTGATAAAAGTCGTTCCAGGCGGCCTGATAGCTGAACAGCCAGTAACCGTAAGGCAACGTGACGCCGCCACTCAGACTGCGGCTGCGCCGGTCATGATGAAATGCATCATCCCGTGAGGCTGACAGCGACCACTGGTCGGCCAGGCGCAGCGGATTGTCCAGCACCACGCCGGCATTCATTTGCCCGGTTCCGGTGCTTTTCTGGCCGCCGTTGTCGGCGCCGAAGGACACCGAGACGGGCAAACGTGTCGACGTCCGGCGCAGCGCCACCGAGGAATAGCCCGGCCGTTTGCCTGGCTGAATGTCGATGGCGACCTGCTGCGAGGGCAACCGGTTGAGCTGCTCCATGCCCTGCTCGATATCACGCAGGTTAAGCACGTGGCCGACCAGTCCGGGGAACGCCATTTTCAGTGCCAGCGTTTCCTGTCCGTCCAGACTGATACCTTCAACGCGCCCCTCACTGACGGCGACGGTCAGTTCACCACCGGCGATATCCTGTTCCGGCAGCCAGGCCTGCGACGTGACATAGCCTCGCGTGATATAGGCGTTGGTGGTCTCCCGAACCAGATTATTGATGCGCAATAGCGTCAGGCAGCGGCCCTGATAGAAAGACGCCAGTTTATCTTTCACCGACCAGGACAGATGTTCGGCGCCCTGAAAGACGATGCGGTTGACGTGATGGCAAGTTTTATCTTCCATCTCCGGCACGGGCAGAGGGAGAGTCGGCAGGTCGGTGGTATTTTGCAGGTCGTCACGCTGCTGCTGCGCCTGCTCCAACAAATTCTTCTGTCGGCGCTCGATAATATCCTGGTCGGCAGGGTTAAGGGTTGATGCCGCCTGGGCCAGGCCAGACAGCCCAAGCCAGGTAACCAATAACCAACATTCCTTGTTGATATGCAAATGAGACTCACTACCATTAAGTTGTAATGGTTGCAAAGTGTAAATATTTGTCAGTAAAAGTCTAGTAGTTTATTTTTTATCAATCATGAGGGATCAAGAGGCCGTAAGGCGACTGCCTGATTGGGCACCCAAACTTCTCACAGCGGTTCCTATCAATCAGCCACCGACTCGGCTTTATGTGCTTGCTAAGCCAACCAACAATGTAGACCTGTAGACTGATTTAAAGACCAAAGAGGATAACGGCGGCGTACAACTTAACTCCGGCATTCCAAAGCGCGCCTCCTATCTGAGGCCGCCGCACTGGGTGGTTTTTCCTGGGAAGGCGCTCCGCAGGCATTGATCGACCTTTGGAAAACCGGTCAGGTCGATGAGTGAACGGTTCTAAAGTTAGGGACGCAACGGCGAGTTAATCAGGGCGAATTTATTCGCCCTCTACCCAAGGTATATAGCTGAACAACACGCGCTTTTTCGATATCAGCCCATGACCGTTTTGGCATAGATAATCTACCGCGCCGCAGGCCTTCAATTCTTGCAGCGGCTGCTGGCATTCCGGACACTCTGCCAACTGGCGATAATCGCGGTGACAGGCTTCGCAATGATAGTGACCCTTCACCCACTGCATTGCCTGGTGACATTGCGGACATAGCGCTTCCATAGACTCTCCCGAGTTAAATTACGCCCCATGAGCGTAAGAAATAGATCCCCAGCGCGGTGGTGAAAAACGACCCGACGGTGGTGATGGCGATAATGTTCGCCGCCAGCGTGGCATTGCCGCCCATGGCGCGCGTCATGACATAACTGCCGGAGGCGGTTGGCGTGGCCGAGAACAGGAAGATAATCCCCAATGCCGCGCCCTGGAAACCGCATAGCCAGCCACCCAACGTCATCAATATCGGCACCAGAAACAGTTTGGCACTGGAGGACAGCGCCGCCACATTGGACGAGCGGAACATGGCGCGCAAATCCAGGCTGGCACCGGTGCACAGCAGCGCCAGTGGCAACGACAACCCTGAGATATAGCTGCCGGTTTGCCGGATAACCTGTGGGATTTCCAGCCCGGTCTGGGCGAACAGCAACCCACACACCAGGCCGATAATCAGCGGGTTAGTGACGATACTGCGCAACAGCGACAGCCGGCTGATCTTCTTACCCTCTCCACCCTGCAGGCTGCGGGTCAGGGTCACCACCGACAATACGTTAAACAGGATCACCGTGACCGTCAGGTATAACGACCCCAACGCAACCCCTTCGCTGCCATAAGCGGTCATGGCATAAGCCAGGCCGACGATGGCGGTATTGGCACGGAAACCACCCTGAACAAAGACGCCGCGCTCACGCGGTTCTTTCACCAGCCAGACGGCGGCTATCTCCAGCAACAGGAAAGTGGCGACGGTGCCGACCGCACCGTAGATCACCAGCGACAGGTTACCCAGCAGTTGCGGATGATTGGTGGCAATGCTGAAGAACAGCAAGCAAGGCAGCGCCAGATTGAACACCAACCGCGTGGCGCCATCAATAAAGCGGTCGTCCATCATCCGCCAGTGGCGTAGCAGCACGCCCAGCAACATCATTAACAGATTGGGTACGGTGACGCTGAACGCAAAACTCCAGGTTTCCCAGGACATGGTGTTCCTTCAGGCTGACGGCGGTAATCTTCAGATAATAAAACGATTTCGGCGCAATAAAAAAGGGGCGCGGTATGGTTACCGCGCCCCTCGTACTGATTATTTGCTTTTCTTCAGGTGGCTCATCAGGCGTTTACGTTTACGCATCTGGTTCGGCGTCAGCAGGTTGCGCTTGCCGGCGAACGGGTTTTCACCCTCTTTGAACTGGATGCGAATGGGCGTACCCATCACTTTCAGAGAACGACGGAAGTAGTTCATCAGATAGCGTTTGTACGAGTCGGCCAGATCGGTTACCTGGTTGCCGTGGATCACCACAATCGGCGGGTTGTACCCACCGGCGTGCGCGTATTTCAGCTTCACGCGGCGGCCACGCACCAACGGTGGCTGGTGGTCATCGGCAGCCATCTGCATGATTTTGGTCAGCATCGAGGTGTTCACGCGACGCGTCGCGCACTCGTAAGCTTCCTGTACCGATTCGAACAGGTTACCCACGCCGCTGCCGTGCAAAGCGGAAATGAAGTGCACACGGGCGAAGTCGACAAAGCCCAGGCGCAGATCGAGCATCTCTTTGACGTGCTCACGATCTTCTTCGCTCATGCCATCCCACTTGTTGACCGCAATCACCAGTGAGCGCCCACTATTGAGGATAAAGCCGAGCAGCGAGAGATCCTGATCGGAAATGCCTTCGCGCGCATCGACGACCAGCAGCACAACGTTTGCGTCTTCGATCGCCTGCAGGGTTTTGATTACCGAGAATTTCTCTACGGTTTCCGTTACCTTGCCGCGTTTACGCACCCCGGCGGTGTCGATCAGCACGTATTCGCGCTCGTCGCGGACCATCGGGATATAAATGCTGTCACGGGTGGTGCCCGGCATGTCGTACACCACCACACGCTCCTCGCCGAGGATACGGTTAGTCAGTGTGGACTTACCAACGTTAGGACGGCCAACGATTGCCAGCTTGATCGG encodes the following:
- a CDS encoding ShlB/FhaC/HecB family hemolysin secretion/activation protein, with the translated sequence MVTWLGLSGLAQAASTLNPADQDIIERRQKNLLEQAQQQRDDLQNTTDLPTLPLPVPEMEDKTCHHVNRIVFQGAEHLSWSVKDKLASFYQGRCLTLLRINNLVRETTNAYITRGYVTSQAWLPEQDIAGGELTVAVSEGRVEGISLDGQETLALKMAFPGLVGHVLNLRDIEQGMEQLNRLPSQQVAIDIQPGKRPGYSSVALRRTSTRLPVSVSFGADNGGQKSTGTGQMNAGVVLDNPLRLADQWSLSASRDDAFHHDRRSRSLSGGVTLPYGYWLFSYQAAWNDFYQHIPIQDARYRYAGNAVVQRLDVNRTLLRDGRQKLALDLGVSRRRTENKLAGQRLTNSSVTVASLSAGLNYSRTLSGGYLTLNPTVSHGLSGLGASRDDPAAPYAARSKFRKLSLSASYFYPLTPSLYYLTSAYGQASADNLYSGERISLGGQYSVRGFKEQYLTGNRGAYWRNELNWQLGPVPVIGDVSLTAALDGGWLRSETHQVDGGSVAGAALGLAINNRWFNQAFTVGKPLAHPNSLQPDRWVAYWQAGITL
- a CDS encoding zinc ribbon domain-containing protein; translation: MEALCPQCHQAMQWVKGHYHCEACHRDYRQLAECPECQQPLQELKACGAVDYLCQNGHGLISKKRVLFSYIPWVEGE
- a CDS encoding AEC family transporter, whose protein sequence is MSWETWSFAFSVTVPNLLMMLLGVLLRHWRMMDDRFIDGATRLVFNLALPCLLFFSIATNHPQLLGNLSLVIYGAVGTVATFLLLEIAAVWLVKEPRERGVFVQGGFRANTAIVGLAYAMTAYGSEGVALGSLYLTVTVILFNVLSVVTLTRSLQGGEGKKISRLSLLRSIVTNPLIIGLVCGLLFAQTGLEIPQVIRQTGSYISGLSLPLALLCTGASLDLRAMFRSSNVAALSSSAKLFLVPILMTLGGWLCGFQGAALGIIFLFSATPTASGSYVMTRAMGGNATLAANIIAITTVGSFFTTALGIYFLRSWGVI
- the der gene encoding ribosome biogenesis GTPase Der, which gives rise to MIPVVALVGRPNVGKSTLFNRLTHTRDALVADFPGLTRDRKYGRAEVEGNEFIIVDTGGIDGTEDGVETRMAGQSLLAIEEADIVLFMVDARAGLMPADQGIAQHLRNRQKATFLVANKTDGMDPDMATADFYSLGLGDVHAIAASHGRGVAQLIEHVLVPFVGEKPEEVELTEEEANAAYWAEQEGELPEDEEEEPEDDFNPQDLPIKLAIVGRPNVGKSTLTNRILGEERVVVYDMPGTTRDSIYIPMVRDEREYVLIDTAGVRKRGKVTETVEKFSVIKTLQAIEDANVVLLVVDAREGISDQDLSLLGFILNSGRSLVIAVNKWDGMSEEDREHVKEMLDLRLGFVDFARVHFISALHGSGVGNLFESVQEAYECATRRVNTSMLTKIMQMAADDHQPPLVRGRRVKLKYAHAGGYNPPIVVIHGNQVTDLADSYKRYLMNYFRRSLKVMGTPIRIQFKEGENPFAGKRNLLTPNQMRKRKRLMSHLKKSK